A single window of Drosophila suzukii chromosome 3, CBGP_Dsuzu_IsoJpt1.0, whole genome shotgun sequence DNA harbors:
- the Or67d gene encoding odorant receptor 67d isoform X2 gives MAKIEPVERYRKVIRMIRFCVGFCGNDVADPNFRMWWLTYSVIASIFFFFACTVYTIYVGVVINGDLTVILQAFAMVGSGFQGLTKLLVTANMASEMRGIQNTYENIYSEYGPKGGEYAKCLESRIRITWQLIIGFMIGYIILLGLIVGFPIFYLVVLHEKVLVMQFMMPLLDHTTDRGHLVLTAIHVGFIVFGGLGNYGGDIWRNSTRLLSKEMSSQE, from the exons ATGGCGAAAATAGAGCCTGTCGAGCGGTACCGCAAGGTCATTCGGATGATACGTTTTTGCGTGGGATTCTGCGGAAATGATGTTGCAGATCCCAATTTTCGAATGTGGTGGCTCACCTACTCTGTAATTGCCTccattttcttcttttttgccTGCACAGTATATACCATATACGTGGGCGTGGTTATCAATGGAGATCTAACAGTGATCCTTCAGGCATTTGCTATGGTAGGATCGGGATTCCAAGGATTAACCAAGCTATTGGTCACCGCCAATATGGCTTCTGAGATGCGAGGAATTCAAAACACTTATGAGAATATCTACAG TGAGTACGGTCCCAAGGGTGGTGAATATGCCAAATGCCTGGAAAGCAGAATCCGTATAACCTGGCAATTGATCATCGGCTTTATGATCGGTTACATTATCCTCCTGGGTCTCATTGTCGGTTTTCCAATCTTCTATTTGGTGGTTCTGCACGAGAAGGTTTTGGTCATGCAGTTCATGATGCCACTACTTGATCACACTACCGATAGAGGTCATCTGGTGCTCACTGCTATCCATGTGGGATTTATTGTTTTCGGTGGTTTGGGCAATTACGGCGGAGATAT CTGGAGGAATTCAACGAGGTTGTTGTCAAAAGAAATGAGTTCCCAAGAATGA
- the Or67d gene encoding odorant receptor 67d isoform X1, whose protein sequence is MAKIEPVERYRKVIRMIRFCVGFCGNDVADPNFRMWWLTYSVIASIFFFFACTVYTIYVGVVINGDLTVILQAFAMVGSGFQGLTKLLVTANMASEMRGIQNTYENIYSEYGPKGGEYAKCLESRIRITWQLIIGFMIGYIILLGLIVGFPIFYLVVLHEKVLVMQFMMPLLDHTTDRGHLVLTAIHVGFIVFGGLGNYGGDMYFFLFVTHVPLIKNIFSLKLEEFNEVVVKRNEFPRMRAMLCDLLTWHQLYSSILQTTKKIYSIVLFVQLSTTCVGLLCTISCIFIKAWPAAPLYLIYAAITLYTFCGLGTLVENSNEEFLSVIYTNCLWYELPVKEEKLLILMIAKAQKEVCLTAADMAPLSMNTALQLTKGIYSFSMMLMNYLGKDN, encoded by the exons ATGGCGAAAATAGAGCCTGTCGAGCGGTACCGCAAGGTCATTCGGATGATACGTTTTTGCGTGGGATTCTGCGGAAATGATGTTGCAGATCCCAATTTTCGAATGTGGTGGCTCACCTACTCTGTAATTGCCTccattttcttcttttttgccTGCACAGTATATACCATATACGTGGGCGTGGTTATCAATGGAGATCTAACAGTGATCCTTCAGGCATTTGCTATGGTAGGATCGGGATTCCAAGGATTAACCAAGCTATTGGTCACCGCCAATATGGCTTCTGAGATGCGAGGAATTCAAAACACTTATGAGAATATCTACAG TGAGTACGGTCCCAAGGGTGGTGAATATGCCAAATGCCTGGAAAGCAGAATCCGTATAACCTGGCAATTGATCATCGGCTTTATGATCGGTTACATTATCCTCCTGGGTCTCATTGTCGGTTTTCCAATCTTCTATTTGGTGGTTCTGCACGAGAAGGTTTTGGTCATGCAGTTCATGATGCCACTACTTGATCACACTACCGATAGAGGTCATCTGGTGCTCACTGCTATCCATGTGGGATTTATTGTTTTCGGTGGTTTGGGCAATTACGGCGGAGATATGTACTTCTTTCTTTTCGTCACCCATGTGCCTTTAATTAAGAACATATTCTCTTTGAAGCTGGAGGAATTCAACGAGGTTGTTGTCAAAAGAAATGAGTTCCCAAGAATGAGGGCCATGCTCTGTGATCTCTTGACATGGCATCAGCTTTATTCtag caTTCTTCAGACCACCAAAAAGATCTATAGCATCGTTTTATTTGTTCAGCTTTCCACAACTTGCGTAGGACTTCTGTGTACCATCTCTTGCATATTTATTAAAGCCTGGCCCGCAGCTCCTCTTTATCTAATATACGCTGCCATAACACTTTACACTTTCTGCGGACTGGGCACTTTGGTGGAAAATTCT AATGAGGAATTTCTCAGTGTGATCTACACGAACTGTTTGTGGTATGAGCTGCCTGTAAAAGAGGAGAAGCTACTTATCCTGATGATAGCCAAGGCCCAGAAAGAGGTTTGCCTCACCGCCGCCGATATGGCTCCTTTATCGATGAATACAGCTCTCCAGTTGACCAAGGGAATCTATAGTTTCAGCATGATGTTGATGAACTACTTGGGAAAGGATAACTAA
- the can gene encoding transcription initiation factor TFIID subunit 5, protein MKRAKTTQCLSSKRNEFHDVEEDASSSCYSGSYQVQERHYLTIEETPKTPYENVDTTSDSDSNDSRDEIRKALMNLEDKQKEQKTKEPQGESHHTKMNKWYLKEFEDQMGLEIGGSDDSGDAYDSKSEKTISSDSERISDSDDSNSDDSGWLESIKNVSLCSLDKRTEDSEPKPEEQSFSMPVFRGPMPSMPIYDEVTKNFEIVQTPKQPEIIQEEIEMIKPNELDETPPNLDDINMSPIEEVENFFSDSDSSSEFGLSLSFLENDTEVEDILEQLDDPPQSKLSYWEEMSALPVDTGEISQEELIAILNEEEKEKNAERSQNSAEHRSDSELEEVTRNQSKLHDGLDFYEDSSQLPEGRENFSSVVIKEDSVFVDYQEAIKKLEILVQAAPSHLKYEINLLIYPLMVLTYLQMVVSDKVQKARAFILLYQDEFDDSFAPRLVKLRDISRPEEVPSKARKLLAGLQKIKMEMSESAYRKLIFATEEWPRGQQEKLLIHFHIQSYNDEEKPQQRFEIGKPLLEPIFYGAPEPMHKKDFTPRPFLQKRRRKKNEPQTHKNLHLPPGDKMHTPNIKRMDLLHRKNDEQNRVRLDRDNLPSAYLYTVPPCDEVVICAHFSDSISMMALGTVASAIHIFSLKPSKLVQLKPASWLKVLDTGMAGVDKAMLDPNSKCTKRTLYGHQGPVYGCSFNPEDRFLLSCSEDSTVRLWCLLSWSCVVIYPGHLAPVCHVVYAPMGFYFATASDDCTARIWVQDNRKPARILIGHLAELAVCIFHPNRHYLATGSADSTVRIWDVIKACQVRLFRGHRGRITALTYSICGRYLVSGGDDKLIMVWDTANETLIRYLEHHKSSINTMKIALDNNILVVGGQDCQMTYWDFERLVKEYLNGTRSSRKQNQAEKQDSNVEDLLLMSYPSQDAPFYKVHFSRRNLLLGFCATPKASKNNILDNDIKQQQKEKSVEFDNWLHFLDTVKLKACFDLKDKIHLSTEQVEKEMDSQKNN, encoded by the exons ATGAAGAGAGCCAAGACA ACCCAGTGTTTGTCGTCCAAACGGAATGAATTCCATGATGTAGAAGAAGATGCTAGTTCTAGTTGTTATTCTGGGTCATATCAAGTCCAAGAAAGGCATTACCTCACCATCGAGGAAACCCCTAAGACGCCATATGAAAATGTGGACACAACGTCCGATTCGGATTCCAATGATTCAAGGGATGAGATACGAAAGGCACTTATGAATCTTGAGGATAAACAGAAAgaacaaaaaaccaaagagCCACAAGGCGAATCCCACCATACGAAGATGAACAAATGGTATTTGAAAGAATTTGAGGACCAAATGGGCCTCGAAATCGGAGGATCCGATGATTCAGGAGATGCGTATGATAGtaaaagcgaaaaaactaTCAGCTCAGATTCCGAACGGATCAGCGATTCGGATGATTCCAACTCTGATG ACTCCGGTTGGCTAGAAAGCATTAAGAATGTAAGTCTATGTTCTTTGGATAAAAG aACTGAAGATTCCGAACCAAAGCCCGAAGAACAATCGTTTTCAATGCCAGTTTTCCGTGGTCCCATGCCCTCGATGCCAATATATGATGAAGTAAccaaaaattttgaaatagtcCAGACTCCCAAACAGCCAGAAATAATTCAAGAAGAAAT AGAAATGATAAAGCCAAATGAGTTGGATGAAACCCCACCGAATTTGGATGATATAAACATGAGCCCCATTGAGGAAGTGGAGAATTTTTTTTCTGACAGCGACTCAAGCTCCGAATTCGGCTTGAGTCTTAGTTTTTTGGAAAACGATACAGAGGTCGAAGATATACTGGAGCAATTAGATGACCCACCTCAAAGTAAACTAAGCTACTGGGAGGAGATGTCCGCGCTACCAGTTGACACAGGTGAAATTTCTCAAGAAGAACTTATTgctattttaaatgaagaggAAAAGGAGAAGAATGCAGAAAGATCACAGAATTCCGCAGAACATCGAAGTGATTCCGAGCTAGAAGAAGTCACTAGAAATCAGAGTAAGTTGCATGATGGTTTGGATTTTTACGAAGATAGTTCTCAGCTGCCGGAGGGCAGGGAGAACTTCAGTTCGGTGGTCATCAAGGAGGATTCGGTTTTCGTGGACTATCAAGAGGCCATCAAGAAACTTGAGATACTGGTCCAAGCCGCTCCTAGTCATCTAAAATACGAGATCAACCTATTGATATATCCCCTGATGGTCCTGACTTATCTGCAAATGGTGGTCAGTGATAAGGTTCAGAAGGCGAGGGCGTTTATCCTTTTATATCAAGATGAATTTGATGACTCTTTTGCACCAAGACTGGTGAAACTTAGGGATATTAGCAGGCCTGAAGAAGTTCCGAGTAAAGCAAGGAAACTGCTGGCTGGTCTCcagaaaattaaaatggaaatgtCGGAAAGCGCTTATCGTAAGCTTATTTTTGCTACAGAGGAATGGCCCAGAGGTCAGCAGGAGAAATTGTTAATCCACTTTCATATTCAAAGCTATAATGATGAGGAAAAGCCCCAGCAGCGTTTTGAGATAGGTAAACCTCTATTGGAACCAATATTTTATGGGGCGCCGGAACCCATGCATAAGAAAGATTTCACCCCTCGTCCTTTTCTTCAAAAACGTCGCAGGAAGAAGAACGAACCGCAGACTCATAAGAATCTTCACTTGCCCCCAGGCGACAAGATGCATACTCCCAATATCAAGAGAATGGATTTGCTGCATAGGAAGAACGATGAACAGAATCGAGTAAGATTGGATCGGGATAACCTGCCTTCGGCCTATCTTTATACAGTCCCTCCCTGTGATGAGGTGGTAATATGTGCCCACTTTTCGGACAGCATTAGCATGATGGCTCTGGGAACTGTAGCCTCTGCCATTCACATTTTCTCTTTGAAACCCTCGAAATTGGTTCAACTGAAACCGGCAAGCTGGCTAAAAGTCCTGGATACCGGAATGGCTGGTGTTGATAAGGCTATGCTGGATCCCAACAGCAAATGTACCAAGCGAACTCTTTACGGTCATCAAGGACCTGTTTATGGCTGTTCCTTCAACCCGGAGGATCGCTTTTTGCTTAGTTGTTCGGAGGATTCCACCGTTCGTTTGTGGTGTCTTCTATCCTGGAGTTGTGTGGTCATATATCCTGGACATTTGGCACCAGTATGCCATGTGGTTTACGCACCAATGGGTTTTTATTTCGCCACCGCTTCGGATGATTGTACGGCCAGAATTTGGGTGCAGGATAATAGAAAACCAGCTCGTATACTCATAGGACATTTGGCCGAACTTGCGGTGTGCATATTCCACCCAAATCGTCATTACTTGGCCACTGGATCTGCTGATTCAACAGTTCGAATTTGGGATGTGATAAAGGCCTGCCAAGTGCGACTTTTCAGGGGTCACCGGGGCAGAATAACCGCCTTGACCTACTCCATTTGCGGTCGTTACTTGGTTTCTGGTGGAGATGACAAACTCATCATGGTTTGGGATACTGCCAACGAGACTTTGATTCGTTATCTAGAACATCACAAGTCGTCTATTAACACCATGAAGATCGCTTTGGATAACAACATATTGGTGGTGGGTGGACAGGATTGTCAGATGACCTATTGGGACTTTGAACGGCTGGTGAAGGAGTACCTGAATGGGACTAGGTCTTCAAGAAAACAGAACCAGGCTGAAAAACAAGATTCGAATGTTGAAGATTTGCTTCTAATGTCTTATCCCAGCCAAGACGCTCCATTTTACAAGGTCCACTTCAGCCGTCGCAATCTTCTACTGGGCTTTTGTGCGACTCCCAAGGcatcaaaaaataatatccTCGATAATGATATTAAGCAACAACAGAAGGAGAAAAGTGTTGAATTCGACAATTGGTTGCATTTTCTGGACACGGTGAAGTTGAAGGCTTGCTTTGATCTCAAGGATAAAATTCATTTGAGTACTGAACAGGTGGAGAAGGAAATGGATTCTCAAAAgaataactaa